The genomic region AATGCTGCCCTCAAAGAGCTGCATCAAAAGAATGCTGAACTCCACAAACAGTTCCAGAGCCCAATGACTGCCTTACAGCTTGCTCCTCCACCACCTCCAGGCCCATACAACAGCGGTCATGTTGGAAGCCACCAATACCCAAACACAAGTGGCCCATGATTGGCTAGAATAGGAGTTAGAAGTCTAGGAAGACAGCGTCACGCTCCCCAAGTGAGAGGAGTCATCCAACAGGAAGCGCGATAACATGCGTACTAAATCTTCAAGTAAGTCTGCTACTATCTTCCTGAGCAACAGCCTCGCTGTTGGCAGAAAGCTGCCTCGTGAGCACCACTAACAAAGTCCTCTATGTGGACCGCCCAGTCTACAACTGCAAGGTGCTGTTGAAGATCAGCAAGTCCTTGGAGACATACTGTAtgctattttattttagttctgAGCGGATGATACTGCTTCAGTCTGTTGCCAATCAGTTGTGCCTCAAAGGAAGTAAAGAGGTGTTGCCTCTCTCCACCGTCCGGGGTGGTCGTGTCCTTCATGATTTATCCAGCTCACAACCCTGACAAGATTCAGAATGCCTTCACCGCAGAGCAACTGGATTTAGCAGAGCATTCACATCCGGTTGCTTCGCTTCAGCAGAAGTATAAACATCTGACAGGTTTAGCCAAAGGAGGAAGCGCTTAGCCAAATCTCCAGAACAAGCGGCTGCGTACCAAAAAGAGATGAAGAAGTTTGTAGATACTGGCTATGTTGTGTGGTCGGATGCCTATCAAGTAGAGAGCAGCGCAGAAGCCTGGTTGGTATATACCGTAGCATCTGGTCCAACATAATGGAAAGAATCGTGTGGTGCAAAACTGCTCATTTCAGCACCAGGGTCACAACCTCAACCAGCTCCTACTACCTGGTCCCACTCTCGCtccaccaacccccccccccccctccttgctAGCTGTGATACTACGCTTTAGAGAACTTGCCTTTAGCAGTGATATCCGCAGCATGTTTCATCAGGTGAGGCTCATTCCAGCAGACCGACCACTACTGCGATTCTTTTGGAGGGACATGCCGAGGGACCGACTACCTGATATGTATGAGTGGCAGGTGCTTCCCTTTGGAGCGACTTGCAGCCCCTGCTGTGCAACGTTCGCGCTACAGAAGCACATCACTGACCACAGCCAAGCAGAAGGTAATCCCAGTGTACACCATCAACAAATCCTTTTATGTGGATAACTGTCtcctgcaggggtgtcaaaccggtttttttcgcgggccgcattgtagtcatagcttctttcggagggccattataactgtcaacccaaataaatgtatgagcacctcatattatacacagtaaaagctacaaaaacaaactgacaaataactcgttttcaaatcagacaagaaaAAACTGgtcaagtatttaaaaaaaaaaagatattattaaaagtgaagacattttgcaattctagtaatgacacacgaatttgatgcgcaatttgtcttcgcgggccacataaaatgatgtggcgggccgtatctggcccccgggccttgggtttgacacctgtggtctacTGAGTCTCACTTGTCCAGGAGCTGCAAAGGCTCTTGCTCTGCGCCATCTGCTGGCCGATAGTGGATTCGAGCTGAGGCAGTGGGCAAACAATATTCCCAGTGTTATTGACCATCTGCCACCCACCCTCAGGTTGTAAACTGTGGCTCAGGCAAGGCCAACCTGATTTACAAGAGCCAGCACTTGGACTACAATGAAACTATAAGTCTGACACACTCACCTATGGACACAGACACGTTGACTGCTGGGTGGTTACAATGAGAAACATCTATGAAGTTTTAGCCAGACAATATGACCCTCTTGGCTACATTGTGCCTTATACCACCCAAGCCAAAGTCATCgtacaccacctgtgggagaagAATAGAGAATGGGATGACCCACAGCTTCCACAGGAGCTGATGAAGAGGTGGCCTGAATGGGAGACAGAACTAGTACACCTGTCCAAGATAACCCTGCGCAAGTGCTACACTAGTCCCCGCCTGGATCAATCCAACTGTAAGAGTCTGTGTTCATGTGTTCTGTGATGCCTCTGAGCAGGCATATGGCTCAGTAACTTATTTGAGGACGGACATTCCGGAGGAGGAAATAGAAGTTGCATTCCTCGCAGGCCGATCACGAGTTGGCCCCAAGAAGCAACAGTTTATTCCCTGGCTCGAGTTGTGTGCTGCCCTGACAGGTGCACAACTCTACAAGGTCATCTGCAGTTAACCCTGCATCCGTAGGTGTACCGTTTGGTCAGACTCCGCTACTGTGCTAACCTGGTTGAGCACAGACTCATGCAGATACGAGGTCTTTGTGGGCACACGTGAAATACGCAGAAATACAAGAGTTAACAGACGCTGGCACATGGAGGTACGTGCCATCACAAGACAACCTGGCAGACGATATAACCCGTGGCCTCATCCTCCAAGACATCAGGCAGAGAAACAGACCTGCACTTCTAAGACGACCTCCTTACTCCCTCCAATACAAGACCATGGAGGCCATCGCCCATCAGCTTCACGGCGCGGCCGATTCCAAGAGCCCCCTCACTTCCGAGTCTTATGCTACTGTCTATTTCCACCCAACTGTTTGCCCAACGTGCCAGACCACTTCGCAAGGCCTCTATTCCCTAGCGTAATTTTTTCACAAAGGGGAACGTTTACTGCCAAACATTACACTTTCTTGGAAAGTACAAGCAAACTATCAACTTACCCGACGAGCCAAAACCAACAGTCACGTTGACGTGGTTCCATATGTGCCTCAAAAACCGCAGGTCTGTGCCATGGCATCAAGTCGAGAGCTCTCCGGTCCCTTCTTCTCTATTCGTTGCTGCTAACCGGAGTGAAATAACTCAGGCGAGAACTTTAAGCAACTGCCAGCGAGGCCGCAACTGACTGGCCGCGGCTCCTGTCTCGCCACTCTCCGATCGGATCGTTTTGTCTCAATGTGACAATTCAGAAATCTGCATTCAAAAGTCTACGACTTCAGCCAGAAATAACCCAGAGAGGATTCTGACATGGTCTTAAGTACAGCAGTGTGAGAACTTCCAGGTAACAGTGGATGCTTTGAGAGGCGAAGCACGTTGCAATTACTACACCTGTGATGGGTGCCAACATTCATTCTGATTCGAGGCAGCTAATTCACTTTTCGAAGCCTGCTCAAAGCCCAATTCCAATCACAGCCCCAACATTATTCACAAATGTTCTTTTGTTGGCGGCTTTCCTTTAAGAACTGCGCGTTGTGTCGGGGGATTCCGTGCAACAGCAATGATTGTGCTGGTGGCATTTCTTGTTCTCACCTTTATTGGAATGTgccaaaaataacatttttgaaaatacgGGCAAAATtgggtgcttttttttcttttcaccaaaCAAGGGCCAAAGGGCCAATGCTGGAGCACCACTTGGGTTGCACATGTCTGGATGCCAAGATCAGGCTTGATGACAAAATGAGGCGGCGATAGCGGCTTGTTGTTCGTCGGTTATTCTAGAAGCTTTATTGGTGGATAATGTTTACATCTCACAATGCATTCCACAAACATTTTCTGGTCACAAAATGAAGTATGAATCACACCATTCAAACAAACGCTGGACGTTTAGAAAGTTTTGCGCTCCACATATATTATGCCATTTTATGCCTTGCTTGTTTTTCATGTCATATTGAATGGAAACAATTTCTTCTGAATGTGTTCCTTCCATCACTACACAGCGGCCATGACACCAAAACCACAGCTGCCAAACGTTTTCTAGAAAGGTGAGCCTAGCGAGTTACTCAAGCCATGAAGATGACTGATGAAATTGATGACGTGTTGGCAAATGCTCGAGGCCCCGCCCACCCTTCGCTATCCTTTGCAATGCAAACATCCTCCACCCAGAGGAGAAAGAAGTCAGCtggagaggcaaaaaaaaatctggcatCTTCATTAACTTTGTTTTAAATAAGTGTCAATCGGcagccacaaaaaaaacaacctgggGAGTGTGTGACATGTCCCAGggaagcaaggggggggggggggggggggaagacttACACATATCAGGCAGACCTTTTCTCTTCTTCCAGGAACGCCCCAAAAATTTATACGTGGGGAAAAAAGTTTCATGATTTGACAAAACCTTGGAACGACACCTCCTCCCTAAACCCCACCCCAAATGTGGACATAAGGCCCcccctttccttttcctttctgTGCTGTCCACCCATCCAGCCAGCCTCCTCTCCGCACTTTCCTGCTTCTCCTTCCTGTCACTCAGCTTTACGTTTCATCCCAGGAACTTTGGCCTGGATCCTGGAAAACAAGTAAATAAATCCAAATTTCAAACTGTTTCACTGtcatgttaaaaaagaaaagaaatagtctgttttgccaatttttttcatttatggcatatttctttcaactttggtAAACAGTTCTTTTAGTTTCAGTCACCTTTTTATTATTGTGACTATTCTGTCAATTTGAATTCACTGGATTTTCATATTGCTTCTCTGCATATAACAAAAAATGCCAATCTATTGAGCATTATGTTTATATAcacgttttctttttaaaaaaagacattttcatcCCCAACAGGAAAGACTTATTTTTCAGAAATTACCagtattatttgttttgtttggcagAACCAAAGTCGACTTACTTTCCAACGATGCCTTTGATTTGGTTGTTGACGAGCCCCAGGTAGTGATCAATCTTAGCctgttacaaaaataaaaataaggttaaaagaaacacaaagaagaaaaggTGGACAAGCTAAGGTTAGGCGTGCAGGGCTGAACATATGACAATTTATTTGATCTAAATCACAGGTAAATCATATTGAGTAGCACGTGAACTGGCTTATGTTCTAGCGTGCTTTTGCAGGCACGCAGGAGACAAAATGCACAAGTGACAAGAATGTCAAGATGATTTTGGGCCGCTGTCAAAACTCTGCTGGCTGACTTTTTCATGCCAGGCCACTACCTCTTGAAATGATGAAACTTTTTTGTTGCGTTGGCAAGTCTTTGCTGGAGCTGGACGGGCCTCGTACGCAGACTGTCCAAACTGGGACTAAACCTTGATCTAGGCCAGCATTCATTTCTACAATGTCGATGTTGGGAGCTAGCCCACTTTGGTTTTCAGGGGGGTCCCTTTCATCAGCTTCATTGCCCCCAAGTCACTTTGGAGAGAGCCAAACTGACGACACACAACCGATGCTCCGTGACATTTTTAGCCACCCATAGCGACATCTTGAGGACAACGCAAGTCATAGCCTACATGCGTTTTGTTGCCCTCAGCTCCGCATAGAGCTTCATGTTTGCTTGTACCATTTACAACTCAGCTACTTTTCTTTTAGCATTTAAAACTTGAGGAACTCAAACCGAAAGCAAAGGGGTAAAAGGTCAAggtctctgattggctgttatCTCGCCTGCATGTGGGCACCTTCTTTTTCTGTATAATAGTGGCTTGCATAAGCAGCAGCAAATTAGCGCCCTGCACTGGTATTCATGTATTGCAACTGGGAGCACACTTGATGGTAAAAGACGCACACACCTGGTCAACGACCTGAAATTTATAGTGATGTGTAATTGCAATGGCACGTTGTCGTGTGTTCAGAAGTCTTACCTGGTGTTTTTCGTAGATGATCGGACAGCTGAAGGCTCCAATAACAGCTAAGTAGAAGGAAGACCAACAAAATTGTCAGTCCATAATGTTAGTGTCACAAAATGCCTTAAACAAGTCAGCATACAACGTGAGACGTGTAGggtagatttgtttttttcagttgGAATTTGTTCTTGGAAAAGGCAACTTTGTGCTTGAAAAAGTTGTTGgatttacaaaaaacaaaaacaaaaccagaaCGGGCTTGCGGGGAATTTGTTAAATTCcgttctttgtctttttggtaAATGTGAAATTACGGAAAAAGTAGCAATCGAGGAAATGTGAAATTGTTCCCAGGAAGTCCTAAGTGACATCCTAAAATAAATTTAGATTCCAAGAAATTGCTATCAAACGTTGTGTGATTTGGTGAGGGGGCGTTTCTTAAACTTGTAAATTGCTTTCAAAAATCGCAGATGAATCAGGTAAAGGTCCCGGTACGTTCATAGGACACGCCCCGAATGCAGACTGTCCGAACTGGGACTAAATCTAGATCCAGGGCAACATTCATTTGTGCAATGCCAATGTTGGAGCTAGTCCCCTCTGGTTCTTAGGGGAGTCCGTTTCATCAGAATCACAGTTGCAGGGCAAATATAAATTAAGTACACACAAGGAATTTGTCTCTCACTGAATCGATTTCATCTGTGGACAAATTGTGGCGGCGGGACTCAAAGCTCAGCCAAGTTGCCTTGTGTCAGTCGCCGACGTTCTGCTCACCCAGAATAACCAGCGTGAGTCCGTTGAACAAAGCGCCCACGTAGGTCAGGATCCACATCAGCACAGCAAACTGCAGAGGCGCAAATGCCTTTAAGTGTCGTTGAAAGTGGGAGAAAAGGGACGCAGAGGAACAACTCGCACCTTGATAGAGTCCACCAGGTCCTCGACCAGGAAGAGAcgcctcagctcgccgactGTCTGGTTGATTTTCTCCAGGAGGACGTCGCTGTACTTGTGCACCGTGTCCTCAGGCAGCGCCACCTCGCGCTCCAGGTACTGCCTGCGGCCCCACGTCAAGACGTTGCTCAAGatgacgtttgtgtgtgtgcgtgttaacGGACGCGCCCGTAAGCACCACCTTCCGAAAGGGTGGCCAAAGCGGGGCCTACGACCCACAAACAGGCCGGCTCCGCTCTTCATTTCACTTTTCTCTCCCTCTAAATCATTTTTTGATTCTACACTCTTTgtattgttaaaaataaaatcttgaaCTCTGCGACATTCATGAGAGTAAGGAAAGAAACCCAAACAATGTAACGCAAGCAGGGAGCCGCACCCGTTTCAGCGTGAACCCTCAAACCAAAAACAAATCCACGTCCGCACATCGTCATTTTTCTTTCCTACAGTCTACGAAAACCCATTCTTTTAAAAACAAGGTAATCGATCAATGCTTGCCCTGGTCTAAGAAAGggaagaaaagttttttttttgttttaacagaTTAAGGGCATTCTAATGGAGACAGATCAACAAACTGACCAGTCCCAAGCTTGCTCGCGGAACAGAAGTGTTCCAGGGGGGTGGCGCGGCGGCCAGCACTTACTTGAAGGGGTGTCCCTCGTCGGACTTCTGGATGGCCTGAAGGACACCTTTGTAGATGCGGAAGCAGACTGTGACGGAGAGCAGCGCCAGGCCAATGTAGGAGAACACACTGACGATGCTGCACACGGTTagtgacagcagcagcagcagcgccgcCCCGAACACCGCACCCGTTGTCTTCACATCGCGCCAGTACACCAGATCCACCACTGGGAAAGATGCCAACCAacccaaaaacaaaaccaagcaAAACAGCACACCGTCAACATTATCATTTGGAGTAATCACCGAAGACTGCAACTAATAATGTGCGCAGTTAAGTGGTTTGACTTCTGCCATGCTCATAAGTCAAAATGCTAGATCATCTTCCTGCGCCCAAATGAAAGGGAATGTCATTGTGTCCCAGCCTTGTCTGAAGGCAATTAATTCATGGAATAATCAAtagaataataagagtgacAACCTAACATGTTGTGATGTATATTTTGACAAGGAAAAATGTCACTC from Syngnathus typhle isolate RoL2023-S1 ecotype Sweden linkage group LG8, RoL_Styp_1.0, whole genome shotgun sequence harbors:
- the rtn4a gene encoding reticulon-4a isoform X3; amino-acid sequence: MADNEDQQVSSSSALFSDEIHHYQAEPELYTGVPLDQQPKQDLFNVDDIVDLVGGAQVALERHMAEDGETHWFSETPEEEPASLDPQPEPVPQVRDEEGEEEKEEEDDGEKSMADSSFPRTPSAPEASGEAEPQVCPESDAHPAAAPAQPVAPSPAHAAQPASHTQPAPTSLVDLVYWRDVKTTGAVFGAALLLLLSLTVCSIVSVFSYIGLALLSVTVCFRIYKGVLQAIQKSDEGHPFKQYLEREVALPEDTVHKYSDVLLEKINQTVGELRRLFLVEDLVDSIKFAVLMWILTYVGALFNGLTLVILAVIGAFSCPIIYEKHQAKIDHYLGLVNNQIKGIVGKIQAKVPGMKRKAE
- the rtn4a gene encoding reticulon-4a isoform X6 gives rise to the protein MDAKQVVDLVYWRDVKTTGAVFGAALLLLLSLTVCSIVSVFSYIGLALLSVTVCFRIYKGVLQAIQKSDEGHPFKQYLEREVALPEDTVHKYSDVLLEKINQTVGELRRLFLVEDLVDSIKFAVLMWILTYVGALFNGLTLVILAVIGAFSCPIIYEKHQAKIDHYLGLVNNQIKGIVGKIQAKVPGMKRKAE
- the rtn4a gene encoding reticulon-4a isoform X2, whose amino-acid sequence is MADNEDQQVSSSSALFSDEIHHYQAEPELYTGVPLDQQPKQDLFNVDDIVDLVGGAQVALERHMAEDGETHWFSETPEEEPASLDPQPEPVPQVRDEEGEEEKEEEDDGEKSMADSSFPRTPSAPEASGEAEPQVCPESDAHPAAAPAQPVAPSPAHAAQPASHTQPAPTSYASSAPPKPQPLMQFPTVVDLVYWRDVKTTGAVFGAALLLLLSLTVCSIVSVFSYIGLALLSVTVCFRIYKGVLQAIQKSDEGHPFKQYLEREVALPEDTVHKYSDVLLEKINQTVGELRRLFLVEDLVDSIKFAVLMWILTYVGALFNGLTLVILAVIGAFSCPIIYEKHQAKIDHYLGLVNNQIKGIVGKIQAKVPGMKRKAE
- the rtn4a gene encoding reticulon-4a isoform X4, whose amino-acid sequence is MQTAHADTSKAAWRQQVVDLVYWRDVKTTGAVFGAALLLLLSLTVCSIVSVFSYIGLALLSVTVCFRIYKGVLQAIQKSDEGHPFKQYLEREVALPEDTVHKYSDVLLEKINQTVGELRRLFLVEDLVDSIKFAVLMWILTYVGALFNGLTLVILAVIGAFSCPIIYEKHQAKIDHYLGLVNNQIKGIVGKIQAKVPGMKRKAE
- the rtn4a gene encoding reticulon-4a isoform X5 → MKSGSRPVVDLVYWRDVKTTGAVFGAALLLLLSLTVCSIVSVFSYIGLALLSVTVCFRIYKGVLQAIQKSDEGHPFKQYLEREVALPEDTVHKYSDVLLEKINQTVGELRRLFLVEDLVDSIKFAVLMWILTYVGALFNGLTLVILAVIGAFSCPIIYEKHQAKIDHYLGLVNNQIKGIVGKIQAKVPGMKRKAE